The following nucleotide sequence is from Halobacillus mangrovi.
TTTCGAGGTAATCAAGTTGTTAAGGCGTCCTTTGCCTTCAAACTGATCTTTTTTCTTTCCATTAAATGCGGTGGCATCATTTTTATAAGATAAAATCAATTGATCCTCTTGATCATTGACGTGATAAACTTTCTTCGCCTTTCCTTCATATAACAACGAACCCTTCATGTGGAACACCTCACTCGAATTGGTAATTTATGTATGACCTGAGGTGAAAAAGTTTCACCTCAGGTCATACAGATATTGGAAATGATCTTACAAGCCGATGCGGTCAAAGATGCGGTCGACGTTTTTCAGATGGTGCTTGTAGTCAAAGCAAGCATCCAACTGCTCCTGGGACAACGTTGAAGTAATTTTGTCATCTGCTTCAATCAAATCGCGGAATGGAACACCGCGTTCCCAAGCTTCCATCGCTTTCGGCTGTACGAGATCGTAGGCCTCTTCACGGACCATACCCTCATCAATTAATGTAAGCAGGACACGCTGGGAGAAGATTAAACCATAAGTTTTCTCCATGTTTTCCTGCATCTGCTCAGGGAAGACAGTCAAGTTCTTCACAATGTTCCCAAAACGGTTCAGCATGTAATTAACAGCGATTGTCGCATCAGGCAAGATGACTCGCTCAGCAGAAGAATGCGAGATGTCACGCTCGTGCCATAACGGAACATTTTCAAAAGCGGTCAGCATTTCACCGCGTAACACACGCGCCATTCCCGTCATGTTCTCAGATCCGATCGGGTTCCGTTTGTGAGGCATCGCTGAGGAGCCTTTTTGCCCTTTAGCGAAAAATTCCTCAACTTCACGAGTTTCTGTTTTCTGCAAACCACGAATTTCAACGGCAATTTTCTCAATGGAAGTTGCAATTAAAGCTAAAGTCGAAACGTAGTGAGCATGACGGTCACGTTGCAGCGTCTGAGTAGAAACAGGCGCTGCTTCAAGTCCAAGCTTTCCACAAACGTACTCTTCTACGTATGGATCGATGTTGGCATAGGTGCCGACAGCTCCAGAAAGCTTGCCCACTTGAATGCCCTTTATAGCAAGATCCAGTCTCTCAAGGTTTCGCTTCATTTCTTCATAATAAAGCGCGAGCTTCAAACCGAATGTCGTCGGCTCTGCATGAACGCCGTGTGTACGGCCCATCATGACCGTATGTTTATGTTCTTTCGCCTTTTCACCAAGAATTTCAATAAAATTCACGAGGTCTTTGCGAATAATTTCGTTCGCTTGCTTTAATTGATAAGACAATGCCGTATCCACAACATCTGTGGAAGTAAGACCGTAGTGAACCCACTTACGCTCTTCGCCAACGGTTTCTGATACCGCTCTTGTAAAAGCGACCACGTCGTGACGCGTCTCTGCTTCAATTTCATGAATGCGCTCGACATCGAAGGATGCTTTTTCACGAAGCTTTTCCACGTCCTCTTTCGGGATGACTCCAAGCTCACTCCAGGCTTCACAAGCTAGAAGTTCAACTTCAAGCCATGCTTGATAGCGGTTTTCCTCGGTCCAAATGCTGCCCATCTCGGGTCTTGTGTAACGTTCAATCATCGTCTTCCTCCTCGTTGACTACCATAAATGAATTTGGTTTTCTACAATTCGTTCATCGATTTCATCTAAAGTATTTCCTATGAATGTAACGTGCCCCATCTTACGGTTCTGGCGTGATTCTTTCTTGCCGTAATCGTGGAGATGAAAACCATGGTACTGCTCTAGTTTATCAATTAAAATGCTTCGATGCTTTCCGAGAATATTAATCATGACTGCAGCCGGAAACGATTGAACCGGAAGCAATGATAATCCGCAGATTGCTCTCACGTGCTGCTCAAACTGAGAGACACTGCAAGCCTCAATCGTATAATGCCCTGAATTGTGAGGACGCGGTGCCATTTCGTTAATGTAAATGTCTTCATCCTTCACAAACATCTCGACCGCAAACGTTCCGACAATGCCTATTTTATCAGCAAGTAAACTTACGGCTTCCTGAGCTTTTTCAACAACATCTTCAGAAACTCGGGCAGGCACTCTCGTTTCATGTAAAATATGATTTTTATGCAAATTCTCTCCTATTGGAAAATAGGCAATCTTACCGTCCAGACAGCGCGTAAATACTTGAGAGATTTCCAGATCAAAAGCAAGCCAGGACTCTACGATATAGGTACCGCCATCTTTAATGAAAGACTCTGTC
It contains:
- the purK gene encoding 5-(carboxyamino)imidazole ribonucleotide synthase — encoded protein: MDHNVVRPGQTIGILGGGQLGRMMAVAARHMGYRIAVLDPTEDCPCAHVADEHIVAAYNDVEAAKQLSEISDVITYEFENVDLEVAKLFEADGKLPQGAYSLEVTQNRSKEKQVAVDAGLSVPDYVIVHTYEEAVQALSTIGFPAVIKTISGGYDGKGQLKLEHEEVLDQTESFIKDGGTYIVESWLAFDLEISQVFTRCLDGKIAYFPIGENLHKNHILHETRVPARVSEDVVEKAQEAVSLLADKIGIVGTFAVEMFVKDEDIYINEMAPRPHNSGHYTIEACSVSQFEQHVRAICGLSLLPVQSFPAAVMINILGKHRSILIDKLEQYHGFHLHDYGKKESRQNRKMGHVTFIGNTLDEIDERIVENQIHLW
- the purB gene encoding adenylosuccinate lyase; amino-acid sequence: MIERYTRPEMGSIWTEENRYQAWLEVELLACEAWSELGVIPKEDVEKLREKASFDVERIHEIEAETRHDVVAFTRAVSETVGEERKWVHYGLTSTDVVDTALSYQLKQANEIIRKDLVNFIEILGEKAKEHKHTVMMGRTHGVHAEPTTFGLKLALYYEEMKRNLERLDLAIKGIQVGKLSGAVGTYANIDPYVEEYVCGKLGLEAAPVSTQTLQRDRHAHYVSTLALIATSIEKIAVEIRGLQKTETREVEEFFAKGQKGSSAMPHKRNPIGSENMTGMARVLRGEMLTAFENVPLWHERDISHSSAERVILPDATIAVNYMLNRFGNIVKNLTVFPEQMQENMEKTYGLIFSQRVLLTLIDEGMVREEAYDLVQPKAMEAWERGVPFRDLIEADDKITSTLSQEQLDACFDYKHHLKNVDRIFDRIGL